In the Engystomops pustulosus chromosome 2, aEngPut4.maternal, whole genome shotgun sequence genome, one interval contains:
- the SMPD1 gene encoding sphingomyelin phosphodiesterase, producing MRLIESRMIAAAGGLFLLLLVWPSSTGLPLSHQGPPLDLGYGWANVTCTTCKALVIALDISLQVESNMERVAEAAVKVCRTLHLEEPAVCQQVVELFKQDVITAWVMSVLRPSEVCGLLLGTDCGHWDIGSDWNITFPPVPKPPVKPPIPPQPGSPVSRVLFLTDIHWDHGYTPGAPATCKEPLCCRNHSLSRGHNPSGYWGEYSKCDLPLHTIESLLRHVAKNGPFERVYWTGDIPAHNVWEQTREQQLDALRTITGLVRKYLGPVPVYPSVGNHESAPVNSFPPPSVYGNLSSSWLYHAMAQEWGAWLPAPALETLRTAGYYTTLMAPGLRLVSLNMNYCAVENFWLMINYTDPAGQLQWLVGVLQGAEDRQEKVHIIGHIPPGRCLKSWSWNYYRIVNRYESTIVAQFFGHTHLDEFEIFYDEETLTRPLSVAFIAPSVTTFIDLNPGFRVYHVDGEYPDSSHVVLDHETYILNLTEANKKPNEEPRWSLLYRALSTYGMRSAYPADWDNLVHRFLQDDRLFQTFWFLHHKGHVDSVCQDSCKADLLCALRTGRSYDLQMCKDLDFRGKPAHTKKSLC from the exons ATGAGACTGATAGAGAGCAGGATGATTGCAGCTGCTGGGGGtctcttcctccttctcctggtGTGGCCCTCTAGCACTGGACTCCCTCTATCCCACCAGGGGCCACCCCTGGACCTGGGCTATGGGTGGGCGAATGTCACCTGCACCACATGCAAGGCTTTGGTCATCGCCCTGGATATCAGTCTGCAG GTGGAGAGTAACATGGAGCGGGTGGCGGAGGCGGCGGTGAAGGTCTGTCGGACCCTGCACCTAGAGGAGCCGGCGGTCTGCCAGCAGGTGGTGGAGCTCTTTAAGCAGGATGTCATCACTGCCTGGGTGATGTCGGTGCTGCGCCCCTCCGAGGTTTGTGGACTTCTGCTGGGAACAGACTGTGGACACTGGGACATTGGTTCTGACTGGAACATCACCTTCCCCCCGGTGCCGAAACCTCCGGTAAAACCCCCCATCCCACCTCAGCCGGGGTCTCCTGTCTCTAGAGTGTTATTCCTCACAGACATACACTGGGACCATGGCTACACCCCCGGAGCCCCGGCCACCTGCAAGGAGCCCCTGTGTTGTCGAAACCATTCCTTATCCAGGGGTCACAATCCCTCTGGATACTGGGGGGAATACAGCAAGTGTGACCTCCCCCTGCACACCATTGAGTCTCTGCTCCGGCACGTGGCCAAAAATGGACCATTTGAGCGGGTGTACTGGACGGGTGACATACCGGCTCACAATGTATGGGAGCAGACCCGGGAGCAGCAGCTAGACGCGCTCAGAACTATCACTGGCCTCGTAAGAAAGTATCTGGGTCCAGTTCCTGTATACCCGTCTGTGGGAAATCACGAGAGTGCCCCCGTCAACAGCTTCCCACCACCCTCGGTGTACGGGAACCTATCCTCCAGCTGGCTCTACCATGCCATGGCTCAGGAATGGGGAGCTTGGCTGCCAGCCCCGGCTCTGGAGACCCTCAG GACTGCTGGGTATTACACCACCTTGATGGCGCCAGGTCTGCGCTTGGTATCCCTCAACATGAACTATTGTGCTGTAGAAAATTTCTGGCTCATGATCAATTACACGGACCCCGCAGGGCAGCTCCAGTGGCTGGTGGGGGTCCTGCAAGGTGCGGAAGACCGGCAGGAGAAG GTTCACATCATCGGTCATATCCCCCCAGGGCGGTGCCTGAAGAGCTGGAGCTGGAATTACTACCGCATTGTGAACAG GTATGAGAGCACCATTGTGGCACAGTTCTTCGGACACACCCACTTGGATGAGTTTGAGATCTTCTATGATGAGGAGACGCTGACCCGCCCACTATCTGTGGCTTTCATTGCACCCAGTGTCACAACCTTCATCGACCTGAACCCAG GTTTCCGAGTCTACCACGTAGACGGTGAGTACCCGGACAGCTCACACGTGGTTTTAGACCATGAGACCTATATACTGAACCTGACTGAAGCCAACAAGAAGCCAAATGAGGAGCCGCGCTGGAGCCTCCTGTACCGCGCCCTCAGCACCTACGGGATGAGATCTGCTTATCCAGCCGACTGGGACAACCTAGTGCACAGGTTTCTCCAGGATGATCGACTCTTCCAGACCTTCTGGTTTCTACACCACAAGGGCCATGTGGACAGTGTTTGTCAGGATTCCTGTAAAGCCGACCTCCTGTGCGCCCTGAGGACTGGGAGATCCTATGACCTTCAGATGTGTAAAGATCTGGACTTCAGAGGGAAGCCGGCCCACACAAAGAAGTCGCTCTGCTAA
- the LOC140119999 gene encoding olfactory receptor 56A4-like, protein MEGPMDRSDNELGRGQHWEYLGKCRGRGLLGGSTEDWTYGIQGDRDALLGNITNTNGSNITALEFTFICFPEIHSWDISGLLLFFLLVALISNVVMFVVVVIEPRLHHPMYYFLAMLSVVDICLSSVAVPKILFMLWTGSTTVTAKACFSQMFFTIMFSASESSIFLVMAYDRYVAVCDPLHYPSIITKKFLAKACVFIVVRNTAVALPMPLLALHLDYCSNREILHCFCENMSVEKLSCSDNTSSSVYGLVTFIVVGGSDILLIIISYSVILRTVVVARSFSAASKAFRTCGSHLIVICMFYITIATTMVSNRALKEIPRPVHVILSLLHHLLSPALNPVVYGILTKEIRHGIQRMLGKMKVHP, encoded by the exons ATGGAGGGCCCCATGGATAGGAGTGATAATGAACTGGGCCGGGGCCAGCACTGggaatacctgggcaagtgtcggggccgaGGGCTGCTGGGGGGGTCCACAGAAGACTGGACATATGGAATTCAGGGGGacc GTGACGCCTTGCTGGGTAATATCACAAACACTAATGGCTCCAATATCAccgccctggagttcaccttcatctgtTTCCCTGAAATCCACAGCTGGGACATCTCCGGACTTCTCCTGTTCTTCCTTTTGGTTGCCCTCATCTCCAATGTGGTGATGTTTGTGGTGGTTGTCATTGAGCCGAGGCTCCATCATCCTATGTACTACTTCCTGGCAATGCTCTCGGTGGTGGATATCTGCCTCAGCTCAGTCGCTGTCCCCAAAATTCTGTTTATGCTGTGGACCGGCTCCACGACAGTGACCGCCAAGGCTTGTTTCAGCCAGATGTTCTTCACTATCATGTTCTCAGCCTCCGAATCCTCCATATTCCTGGTCATGGCTTATGACCGCTATGTGGCTGTTTGTGATCCTCTCCATTACCCTTCCATCATCACCAAAAAATTTCTGGCCAAAGCTTGTGTGTTCATCGTGGTCAGAAACACGGCCGTGGCCTTGCCCATGCCTCTACTGGCCCTGCATCTGGATTACTGCTCCAACCGAGAAATCCTTCATTGCTTCTGCGAAAACATGTCTGTAGAGAAACTGTCCTGCAGCGATAATACCTCCAGCAGCGTCTACGGCCTGGTGACCTTCATTGTGGTTGGTGGCAGCGACATCCTGCTCATCATCATCTCATACTCAGTCATCCTACGGACGGTGGTGGTGGCTCGTTCCTTCAGCGCTGCCTCCAAGGCTTTCCGAACATGTGGATCCCACCTCATAGTCATCTGCATGTTCTACATCACCATCGCCACCACAATGGTGTCTAACCGAGCGCTCAAGGAGATCCCTCGCCCCGTACACGTTATTCTGTCCCTTCTTCATCATCTCCTGTCCCCAGCTCTGAACCCAGTGGTGTACGGCATCCTGACCAAGGAGATCCGCCATGGTATCCAGAGAATGCTAGGAAAGATGAAAGTGCATCCATGA